From Carassius auratus strain Wakin chromosome 1, ASM336829v1, whole genome shotgun sequence, the proteins below share one genomic window:
- the LOC113080558 gene encoding cysteine-rich protein 2-like, producing the protein MVSFCPVCGKPVYFGEKKRSLGRDYHPLCLKCHKCKRQLTAGQHAEHDEKPYCTNCYMRDFGPRGSQKPVARTFNTAAS; encoded by the exons ATGGTGAGCTTCTGTCCTGTATGTGGGAAGCCTGTTTATTTTG GTGAGAAGAAGAGGTCATTGGGACGAGATTATCACCCGTTGTGCTTGAAGTGTCACAAGTGTAAAAGACAGCTAACAGCTGGCCAGCATGCAGAG CACGATGAGAAGCCATACTGCACTAACTGCTACATGAGAGATTTTGGACCCAGAG gCAGCCAAAAACCTGTTGCTCGGACCTTTAACACGGCTGCTTCATAA